The DNA sequence CGCCGATGCCGACACCGCACACGATCGACGGAGTGCATCTGAGCGTCGCCGGGTATGATCTGTGGAATCAAGCCGTTTTGCAGGGAGCATCCGTCCTGTGCGGAACGAAATAAAACCAGCGGCTGCCTCCGCCCCGGCAAACAAGCTCCTGGGATTGGAGTTGCTACGTTTCCTGGCGGCTTTTGCCATTCTGGTATATCACTATCGTCAGTTCGCCTTCGTGGGCGACGAGGAAGCCGATCTATTTCTGGATCAGCTGCCGTTCCATTGCCTGCTCGGCCCGCTCTACGAGAGCGGTCCGTACGCGGTCCGGATGTTCTGGTGCATAAGCGGCTTCATATTCTTCTGGAAATATCGCGACGCTATCGCCGATCGCTTGCTTGACGGCTGGAAATTCTTTGTCTTGCGTTTTTCACGGCTCTATCCGCTGCACGTCGCGACACTTGTGCTCGTGGCCGCTTTGCAGCCCCTGTATTTCCACATCCATGGATATTTCTTTGTCTATCAAAACAACGACTCCATGCATTTCCTGCTACAACTATTTATGGCGAGCAACGCCACTTCCCAGCATGCCCTCAGCTTCAACGGACCGATCTGGTCGATATCGGTCGAGGTGCTGGTCTATTTTTTCTTCTTCATGATGTTGCTGTTGACCCGGTCCTGGCTGCTCAATGTGGCGCTGATCGCTCTCTGCCAGATGATTCCCGGAGAGGTCGCGGACTGCTTTGCCTTCTTTTATGCCGGCGGGCTGGCGGCAATGGCGCGGCAATCCGCAGGCTCTTT is a window from the Terriglobia bacterium genome containing:
- a CDS encoding acyltransferase — protein: MRNEIKPAAASAPANKLLGLELLRFLAAFAILVYHYRQFAFVGDEEADLFLDQLPFHCLLGPLYESGPYAVRMFWCISGFIFFWKYRDAIADRLLDGWKFFVLRFSRLYPLHVATLVLVAALQPLYFHIHGYFFVYQNNDSMHFLLQLFMASNATSQHALSFNGPIWSISVEVLVYFFFFMMLLLTRSWLLNVALIALCQMIPGEVADCFAFFYAGGLAAMARQSAGS